Part of the Terriglobales bacterium genome is shown below.
CTCCGGCTTTTTCTTGGCATATTCCAGGCCTTTTTCATCCACGCCTTCTTCGTATCCCACCAGTTCGAGGAAGTATGGAATGTCGTTGGCGCGGCACTCGTCGCCAATGCGCTCCGCCCAGGCGTGTTTAACGTTGTTGATCTTGTCGCCATCGGTGGGAGTGTAGTAAAGCAGGATCTTGACGGCATCGGCGCCGGCTTCTTTCAGCCGCTTAGCCGACCAGTCGCCCAGTAAATCGGGCAAACGGCCGGGCTCGGTCTTGTCGTAGCCTGTCTTTTCATAGGCGAGCAGCAGGCCGGAGTTCTTGTTGCGGGCCTTGGCAGCCGGCAGCCCCCACTCGGGATCCAGTAAGATGGCGCTGGCATACTGCGTGAGCACCTGGCTCACGACAATCTTGAATTCTTCCATGTTGGCATCGGTAATCTCCCCGCCCTTTTCCTTGGCCAGGGACTTCTGCAGTGAGCCGCGCTGGTCCATGGCGGCGGCGGCGATGACGCCGCGCTTATCGGCGAGATTCTTTAATCCGGCGAGTTTCCCCGGGGTGAGCTTCATGACATCCTCCTGTATGTGACAACAAAAAGAATAACTAATTAAAAGAGTAATTGTAACGCACGCGCACCGGTTCCCGTGCGACCGTCGTCACCAGGCCGTATTCTTAATTTCGGTTTGACAAATTTCGCGCTCCAGCCGAGAGCCTTACTTCTGCGGCGGAGCGGGCGGCTTCCAGGTATTCAGGAATTGGATGATGTCTTCTTCCGACATGCCCCGGGCGCTTTCAAATTCTGCGGTTGCATCAAGCACCTTACCTTCCGGCGTCAGGACGGCCAAAGATGGAATGCCTTTTTCCAGGTCAACGTGGTATTTCTTCACCAGATCCAGGTTCTTGTCGAAGCGGCCAACATCCACGTGTACCACCTTGAAGTTGGCGTTCAACAGCGGCTCTACCCGCGGCTGATGAAAACCGTAGTCGAGCGCGTAGCAGTCTCCACACCAACTGGCGCCAAAGACAAGGATCACGCGCTTATGTTCTTTGCCCGCTTCACTCATGGTGTGCGCAATTTCCTGCTGCGCATCGGCGTCTGAGCGGTACAGATTGGGGTCAGGTCGAAAAGGTATCTTGAGAGGCGTGTTTGCTGTCTGTGCCTGGCAGAAGGTTGCAAGCAGGATCAGCGGAAGAAATAGAGACTTGCGCATTCGCATGTTTAGACCTCATGCGCATAGTAAACCAAAAGCAGGTCTCGTGGAGATTCAGTAGCGTCCTGCATTTATCGCGAGATGCCTTTGCGCGCCAGCAACGCACGGTGATTGCTGGTGTCAGCTTACGTACAGAGAGGGCTGCCACGATATAATCGTGCACTACACGGAGGTGTTGTGTTGGGCCGGCTTCGACAGGTGCTGCTGCGCGACTTTATTGGAGGGTTTGTCATTGCTTGGATGCTGGCCAATGGGCTTGGAAGTCTTATTGGAATCTTTTCCACTCCGCTTGAATTGCTTGCCGCAAGCCTTTTCAATCACGCTGTCAGAGATACCCTCGGGGCCGTGCCGGAGGGTATGAGAGCAGGCCTTGTCATTTCGGGAGTAGTTCGAGCCAGCCTATTCTTTTTGGTGGCCTACATCCTGGCGAGTTGGTTGTATGGTCAACCTAAGCCGCAGAAAGATGATACAAAAGGAAAGATAATTGACGGCGCCGGCGAGGGTAACGGAAGCACCTCACAATAGCTTCACTGACGCAAGAGCAAGCTCCCCAGTACGGCCTGCTGTTTGGTGATCAGCGACTCGATTCCACGAATTTGTAACCGACAAATGATGACGAAGAGCCGGGCTGTTGATATCAGCTTGGTTTGTGGAAGACGGTATAAAGTAAGAAAAGGTTAAGGATGATCCCAAGTAAGCCAAAAACTCGAAAAAACCAGATTGGTTTTGATCCGAACCCGAAACGCTTGTATCGCTCGCTCTGATTAGCCTTTCTTACTTCTGTCGGGTTGAGAAATATATACAACGACATCGCAAATGAGCAGAGAAAAAGGATAAGCATTGCTGCCCTATCGTCGTTATTCATCAAATTGAAAGCCAGACCATTGACCATTCCAGCCTCATTGTCTTAGGAGCAGGCTCCCCAGCACGGCCTGCTGTTTGGCGATCAGGGACTCGATTCCTTTGCGCGCAAGGTCCATCATCTTTTTGAGCTGTGCGTCATCGAAGGGATGTTGTTCGGCTGTGCCCTGGATCTCCACAATCTTTTTGCCGCCGGTCATTACCAGGTTCATATCCACTTCGGCGCGGGAGTCTTCTTCATAGGCAAGATCGAGCAGCACTTCACCATCCACAACGCCCACGCTGGTTGCGGCCACGTAGTCGCGGATGGGAGCGGAGGTAAGCGTGCCCGCCTCTACCAGCTTTTGCATGGCCAAGCCCAGCGCCACGAATGCGCCGGTGATGCTGGCAGTACGTGTACCGCCATCGGCCTGAATGACGTCGCAGTCAATGAAGATGCTGCGTTCGCCCAGGCGGGCGAGATCGGTTACGGCGCGCAGCGATCGGCCGATGAGGCGCTGGATCTCGTGCGTCCTGCCGCCGATGCGTCCCTTGGCCGATTCGCGCGGGGTACGCGTGAGCGTGGAGCGCGGAATCATGGCGTACTCGCTGGTGATCCAGCCCTTGCCGCTGTTGCGCAAAAATGAGGGTACGCTTTCTTCCACGGAGGCGGTACAGATGACGCGCGTGTTGCCCACCTCAATCAACGCCGAGCCTTCGGCTGTGGTGATGTAGTCCGTAATTATCTTCACCGGACGCATCTGCTCCGGTGTGCGATTGTCAGATCGATAGATCATTGGAAGGCGGCTCCAAGCTCTCAGCTCCAAGCTGCAAGCGGAGGCAATCTGAGATCATCTCACAGAAAGATAAAAATCTTAAACGCGGCGAAAATGCGTGGGCAAGATGCCCACACGACAGCCGGCGGGACGCCGGCGCTACTTCAAACTGAACCACTACAGGAAAGCTCTTGCTTGAAGCTCGGAACTGAGAGCTTGGAGTTAGCTCTTGAGCTGCACGAGTTTCACTTCTTCGATGCGCTGGCCCAGGAAGCGTTCGCCTATGCGCTGGAATTTTTCTACCGAGTCAGTAGCGAAGAAAGAGAGTTTGGGCAAAGAATTTTTTGATTGAGCAGGATCGTGGGCTTTGGTTTTTTTGAAGTGCCGTACTACGGCATCTGCCGTGGATTCGGCTGAGTCTACGATGGCAACCCGCGGCGGAGTGAGGCTACGAAGCAGAGCACTCAGCAAAGGATAGTGTGTGCAGCCCAGCAAAAGAACATCCGTCTCCGAATCGTCGGCGAACAATTCATTCAGATAAATCTCGGCAACTTGCCGGGTAACGCTGTGCTCGGTCCATCCTTCTTCTACGAGTGGGACAAAAAGTGGGCAGGCCTTCTCCCGCGCCTCGATGCCACGTTTTTTCAGGGCCCGCTGATAGGCATGACTGGAAACCGTAGCCTCGGTCGCAATGACCGCCACTTTACGGCTTTGGCTGACCTCAGATGCACGGGAAGCGCCAGGCTCAACCACTCCGATGACGGGGATGCGGAGCGCATCTTTGATCGGTCCCAGTGCCAGGGCCGTAGCGGTGTTGCAGGCAACGACCAGCAAATCAGCTCCCCGGCTTTGCAGGAAGCGCGCGCTGGATTTAGCGTACTTGGCCACGGTTTCTGCGGACTTTGATCCGTAGGGCAAGCGCGCTGTGTCGCCGAAATACTGGTAGTGGGCGTGGGGAAAAAGCCGGATCAGTTCTTTGAGAACAGTAAGTCCACCCATGCCAGAATCGAAAACTCCGATGTTGGGCGGATGTTTAGCAGCACGAGATCTAGTGATTTTAGCCATGAGGAATTCAGGTTTTATTGCAATGCTTGTACCAACTGGTTCACGACGCTTGCGTCATAGACTGTGATCAGGTCGGCGTGGCCGGCCAGGGTCTCGCGCTCTTGTCCATCTACCAGGATTTTTACTTGCTTGATCTCGGGGATATTGGCGGAAAGCGTGGCGATCATCGAATCCACGGTCAAAGTTTCTTCCCACACTCCAGAGCGGTGAGTGTCGGCAAAGGTGCTGTTCAAATCAACGACCGCCAGGTTCTGGTTCACCATGTAAACATCGTTGACGTCTGATCCCGCGCCAATCGGATGCGGCGAGGTTTCCTGCAGGTACTCGGTCAGCAAGGTTCGCAAAATCGTCCGTGCTCTTGCCGGAGTCTCACTCGGCAGCGCCACCATCGTAGTGCGCTTGCGCAGCACGCCCAGGTCATCATAGGCAACATAAAGTGTTACTGGTTCGGCGGCGGCGCTTACCGGTGGGGCCAACAGCGTAGAGTCGGTGCTGTGCCAGGTGCTGGTCTCGGCTCTGTGCTTCAAGCTCAGCATGTAGAAGCCAACGCTGAAGATTCCGGCCAGCAGCAAGGCGAACGAGATTTGCACATGGCGTGGAATCATCGCGGCTGCTCCAGGCTGCTTCGCACAGAGACGATAGCGGC
Proteins encoded:
- the rph gene encoding ribonuclease PH, with translation MIYRSDNRTPEQMRPVKIITDYITTAEGSALIEVGNTRVICTASVEESVPSFLRNSGKGWITSEYAMIPRSTLTRTPRESAKGRIGGRTHEIQRLIGRSLRAVTDLARLGERSIFIDCDVIQADGGTRTASITGAFVALGLAMQKLVEAGTLTSAPIRDYVAATSVGVVDGEVLLDLAYEEDSRAEVDMNLVMTGGKKIVEIQGTAEQHPFDDAQLKKMMDLARKGIESLIAKQQAVLGSLLLRQ
- a CDS encoding thioredoxin family protein; its protein translation is MRMRKSLFLPLILLATFCQAQTANTPLKIPFRPDPNLYRSDADAQQEIAHTMSEAGKEHKRVILVFGASWCGDCYALDYGFHQPRVEPLLNANFKVVHVDVGRFDKNLDLVKKYHVDLEKGIPSLAVLTPEGKVLDATAEFESARGMSEEDIIQFLNTWKPPAPPQK
- a CDS encoding tagatose 1,6-diphosphate aldolase, which codes for MKLTPGKLAGLKNLADKRGVIAAAAMDQRGSLQKSLAKEKGGEITDANMEEFKIVVSQVLTQYASAILLDPEWGLPAAKARNKNSGLLLAYEKTGYDKTEPGRLPDLLGDWSAKRLKEAGADAVKILLYYTPTDGDKINNVKHAWAERIGDECRANDIPYFLELVGYEEGVDEKGLEYAKKKPEIVTKSMAEFTKDRYGVDVLKVEIPVNMKFVEGTKAFGGQKAYTKQEAKDLFRRTAEATNKPFIYLSAGVSNAEFTESLELVAESGVKFAGVLCGRATWKDGIPVYAKQGRKAFEDWMNTEGVKNIQNVNERLKAATPWYEMYGVRSEAELVGA
- the murI gene encoding glutamate racemase, which gives rise to MAKITRSRAAKHPPNIGVFDSGMGGLTVLKELIRLFPHAHYQYFGDTARLPYGSKSAETVAKYAKSSARFLQSRGADLLVVACNTATALALGPIKDALRIPVIGVVEPGASRASEVSQSRKVAVIATEATVSSHAYQRALKKRGIEAREKACPLFVPLVEEGWTEHSVTRQVAEIYLNELFADDSETDVLLLGCTHYPLLSALLRSLTPPRVAIVDSAESTADAVVRHFKKTKAHDPAQSKNSLPKLSFFATDSVEKFQRIGERFLGQRIEEVKLVQLKS
- a CDS encoding GerMN domain-containing protein — its product is MIPRHVQISFALLLAGIFSVGFYMLSLKHRAETSTWHSTDSTLLAPPVSAAAEPVTLYVAYDDLGVLRKRTTMVALPSETPARARTILRTLLTEYLQETSPHPIGAGSDVNDVYMVNQNLAVVDLNSTFADTHRSGVWEETLTVDSMIATLSANIPEIKQVKILVDGQERETLAGHADLITVYDASVVNQLVQALQ